Below is a genomic region from Bos javanicus breed banteng chromosome 13, ARS-OSU_banteng_1.0, whole genome shotgun sequence.
TTACTTATTTGCAGGACTCTAGAATTCGAGCCCCAAAGGACTTGACTATTTTGCTGTAATCCATTGCCTTGAAAGAGTTGGTGTGTTAAATGAACAGAATGAAGGAGGCCAGAGTGGAGGGTGTTAGGACAAAACCAAGCCTCTTCTAACACTGACAAGCCCTGTGTCACTTCCTCTGGGCCTTTTCCCAACCACATCTTCCTGTGACTCTCCAGCCAGCCTGAACACACCTTGTGCTCTAGTCTCCAGGTTCTTTGCACAGACTGCTTCTGTTGCCTgaatctctcttccttcttcaccTGACTCTTCATTTGCAGGTTTCAGTCCAGACATCATCATTTCTTTTGCCAGACCTGTCCCTGAGGCAACTCTATActcttttaaacataaaaaatacttaatattattttaaaaattgcttatcTGTAGCTCCCTCTGCAAGTGCACTGTCTTTTTCACAGGTGTGTAAAAGCACCTTGTTTGGGGCCTTGCGCTAATGGCCTTCAGTACTGTTTAAAGTTGAAGGAATGAATGTCAGCTAGCCCATCAGCCTCAGTCTGGGGATCTGGACACCCTCCCCAGGAGCCCATGAACAGTGAGGGATTGTTATTTTGGGGACTGTTAGATCAGGAGAGGAAGTCGGGGGAGGTTTGTTCTGTTCCAGCCCATGGCCCAGTCCGGAGACAGCCAGGCAGGAGGCCCCGGAGCAGATTCTGGTGGGGGCGCGGGGGAGCAGGGAGCACGGGCAGGGAAACAGTTTGTTCCTCTGCTCCCTCCAGTtaggggggaggggcagagagagggaaGATTCCTTCCAAGGAGGCTCCTTGGCCCAGAGCCCGCtaggaggaagggggaggggactATGATGAATGCAGGCTTTTACCCCCATCAGGCCTCCCGCACTGCGAGGGAGGGAAACCTGTGGCAGAGAAgaagaggtgggggggggggggtgtaagaggacagagggagggagggatggaggagggaagagTGTGTTTGCCTTGGGAGACAGGAAGGGAAGGAGCAGGGCTGAGCTGGCTCTGAAACTCATGATTCCCAAAAGCCATCCAGGCCTCAACTGCACCAGATCAGCTCTGGAAATACCCTCAAATCACTGAGTCAGAGAATCAATACGCTGGGAATGTTAATTCTTAGGATCAGATCATCTCATCATCTCAGAGACAGAAATTCCTTCAGAAGGTTGTATCTAGAGTCTCCAGGGAGGCTTGGAGTTCTATGGGAAGTTTCCTGGACTTTCTTCCTCCCTTATAGCTGGAAAagacagcattttatttttaagcccaTAAACAATCTGTATCCAATTCAGTACAATTACAATAACTGTAAGATGTGAAATTGACACCTTACCTTTGTCTATCCCACTGGTTTGTAATCTCCAGAGGGCAGAGTCCCTCTCATTCCTGTTAGTACTATTCAGAACTGTGGTCTCAAACTTGGCTGCCCAAGAGTTGCTTGGGGTGCTTATTAAATACATTTCCGCTCACTCCAGTGATTCTGATTCCTTGGAGGTGAGTTAGGACTTAACACTTTAGTTTTATATACTAAGTGATTCTGATGCAGAGGTTTGGGTAACAACTCCCAAGGGCCTGGGacaacatttgttgttgttcagtcgcagcacaccaggctcctctgtcctccactccctcccggagttccctcaaattcatgttcattgagtcagtgatgctatctgaccatgtcatcctctgctgcccccttctccttttgccttcaatctttcccagcatcaggggacaACACAGTAGGTGTAAAATGTTGCCTGTGGAGCTGGACATATATTTGCAAGGTAAACAAATGGTGTGTGGCAAGCCTTGGTTGAACTAGGGTCTGTGAACCTCTGCAgccaatattttgaaaggaaatagTGCAGCAGCATTAGCAAtacaaaagataaatatttattcagaacAAAACTTTAAACAACCGATTTTACATTCTAAGCCACAAGGAAATAGCAAAACATaaagcaaagacaaaaacagtaagaaaagcaGTGTACTGTCTTTTCTACTTTAACTTGGTAACACTTAGTAGACCCAATGCCCCCTCGCTTAGCCTATTTAACAAGTACATTTTAGAGTTAACAGTTCACTTAGAATTCCATTTTCTCCTGTGAGCCAGGAGGTTGCAGATGAGCTCCAGTTAGCTGCTTCTCTAGGGGCTCTAGCTACTGAAGCTAAGGTGCAAATGTAAACCTTTCTTTACTCAGGAGGGCTTCTACTTCTCACTGATGGCGATGACTGGGGAGGGGAAAGGTCACAAAGACCTGGACCACTTGAACCCAGATGTGGTACCCGGGCATCAGAGTGCACCCTGGATTGTGTTCCTTTGTCCCTTCCATATCTCCCAAGTGTTCTGAAGCCCCTGCCAAATCTTCTGCTTCCTCCCCCAGATGATGTCTTAGCATTCCCCTGGGCTCATTCTGGAAAGAGCAGACTTTCTGGGCCCTCAAGTGTTGAGGAAAATGTTGTGAAGTGTGAGAGGTAGTGGAATGAGCACCGGGCTTGGggtcagggaactctactctagGCTAGCTCTGGCACCAGACAGCTATGTGATTTCGACCCAGTCATATAACCTTCTCTGGTACTGTTTCATCTGTTGGAAAACCAGGGGATTGGTCTTAACCAACTTTTAGGTCCTTTTCAGCAGGAAAACCAGCTTCCATGATTCTGTGAAGAACGGCTTCTGAGCCACTGAAAGCGCTGTCACAAAGTCCATGCATTCTAATGCCATAGGAGAGGCCCGTGGCCACCATTCAGAGCTTATTGACTCAGGTTACATACACTTCTAACAACACTGGTTTCACAAATTCTCAGACCACACAGATTAGAAGCAGCAAATTAAAAGGGGACGGGATGAACTGCAAAAGATAAACACCCTGACAGAAGCCAGAGTCAACGATGTTCTCAATTCAACAAACACTGATGGAGTGCCTACCATGTGCTGGGCCCCCACCTAGCACTGGGGCTTATGCCCATCTTTATAGATGAGCAAGGCGGCTCCAAGGGTAAAAACCAAGGGAGAAGACAAGGCGTAGGAAGTAAAAaagtaccagaaaaaaaaaaagtctccgaatacaaaaatgaaaataaaattttaaaaagggcagGGCAACATATCTGCACACTACAGTTCTCGGTAGTCAATTCTGATGACAAAGTCACCAAATTCAGGAAAGGCCGAAAGGAGTAAACTCGATTTAGGAAGGCAGAGTGAGATGTCTCTTGTAGGTTTAAGAAAATCTCCttcaaaaaactataaaaaacggtttaaaaaaaagttttggcaCTTAACAGGGGTAAGCTGGCTCTGTGTTCACCCTGGCTGGTAGGCGGGTGTTCAGTGCCCGGCCACGCCGGTTAGCTGAGCTCCCACGGAATTGTGAACCGCTTTGGGACATTGGGCAAAGGCGTGTCCTCGCTTGCCACAGAGGTTACACACGATGCCCTTCCGGCAGTAAGGGCTCAGGTGCCCCTCCTCCCCGCACCTGAAGCACCTGTCCTGTGTGCAGCTGCCGCTCATGTGGGTCCGGGAACCACATTTAAAGCACGTCTTGGGCTGCCCCTTGTACCAGCTGTAGCCCCTCTCGGCCCCCAGAAAAAAGGCTCCCGGCAGGTGCctgacccctccctccccctggCGCAGCTCGATCTCGCACTTGTACTCCCCGGTCCAGATCCCAAACCTGTCGGTCACTTTCACGGGTACGGCCAGCACATCGCAGTGGCGTTTGAGCCAGGTCACGATGTCCTCCACGTCCACCGTCTCGTTCCGGAAGAGAATGAAGAGCGTCTTCAAGCTAGACTTGCTCCGCCCCAGCACCACAAAGTTCTCCCAGCAGTCCTCCTGCTCGCGCTTCTCCTCGTAGACGCGCAGGAACAGGGCTAGCTTCTCCGCCGAACGGAAGCTCACGTCGAACTCGCGACTGCCCGGGATCTGAATGACCGCGTAGATGTCGCTCGGGTCCATGCCGATGGAACGCAGGATGAGCGCGCCCACTACGAAGTCCCTGGTTGGGCAGGCGCCCTCGTCTCCCTGGAAACAGATGCGCACGAGGAAGCGGCCCTTTCCCGGGCCTGCAGCGGAGCCAGCCGCCGTAGCCTGCTCGTCCTGGGGGGGCCGGTCGGCTGCGTCCTCGGCCGCGTCGGGCCTCGCCGGGGTAGTCATGGCTGCCGCCTCAGCCTTCTTCCTCCTGCCCGCCTCGGCTGCACCCTTTTTCTTGCGGGAGTCCGCCGCCTCTCCGGCTGGGTCTCTCCGGCGGCCCTTTGGGTCCCCGCGGCCGGCTGGGGGGAAGTCGCCGAGGCTCGGTGTCGCCAGACCCGCGGGAGCACCGAGCCCGCCTCCCGCGCCGCTGCCGCTCTCTTCCTCCCGCCGCGGCGGCCGCGACTCACGGAATTCGCCCTTCTTCTCGGccaggttcttcaccacttggGCCCAGCCCATCTTCTCGCGGCCGCCCTCGGCCTCCTCGGCCCTGGTCGAGGGGCGCGCGGGGCCCAGGAGCTGCGGCCGCCCccgcttcctctcctcctccgcGCCGCCGCCGGTGGCCATTTTACCTCCTTCCCAGCATCCTCCACTCGCTCCCGCAGCCAAAGTGCGCCCATCGCGCGCGCCCGCCCGGGGTTGTGGgggtttgggcttttttttttttttgaaattcgaTGCTGCTTTTCCCCGCCCAGCCAAAGTATCTACTTGAGGCGCTCGGGCGTCCTGCGGCTTCGGGCCGGGAACCCCCTGGTAAGGGCTGGACCGCGTTTCCGCTAGTGCTCGTTCCAACCCCACCTCCTCGGCTCCGAATCGGGATGGGGATCTTGGAGCGCGTCCCTGTCCGTCGCGAGGGTTTGGCAGCTTTGCCCTCGCTCTCGAGGATTTGTTGTTTCGCAAGCGGTCCTCGATGATTTCATTCAAGTGGCTTTGCTAACGGCCCACAGTCCGAAGGCGGGACAGAGTTGAGGAAGATTTCGCCCATTTTGTTTTCGTTTTTGtaccttttctattttaaaacaaaacagacaaaacttaGCTCTCCCTCCTCCCAAAGCAGATCACAATGCATTATTTTTGCAACCCTGGATTATGGACATTTTCAAACACGCAGAAAGTAGAATTTTGCGGCGAACATTTTACTTTTAACATTTAAACTGTTTTAACTTTCtatcattaaaattttactataacTTATCACACTACACCTCTATCCGTCACTCATTTTTTGAGACACTTCCAAGTAAGTGacattgcattatttttttaaaaaagacctccATCATATTCGTGATGGCAATTATATCGAGGACTTAAGTATCCAATATTGTTCTAAGCACATTGCAAGCTTTATCACATGGAACCTTCCAAAACGGCACTGTAATTACACCCATTTTATAGGAAGCAGGGGGTTGGAGATAGGCGTTAAATCACTTGGCCAAGTGGCAGAGTTAACAGGCAGCCCCACGAGAAGGTGGCTTGTATTTCTTCCACTTTTTTGCTTCTGACATTGTGGAAAAAGGACTCTTTCGATTATACTCCCTAGAAAACCTCCTTCACACAGATTCCCTAACTAAAGCTAGCACTGGACACAATCTGTTACTCCTCCCTGTTGTCTCAACTTGTGTTTGGAAGCAGTGATAAAATTTGAGTGCTTGAAGGCAATGGGTTTAATATCTTTTGTCATCTTATTTTCTTTACCATAACTGCTTGTATTTCAGGGTGCTTCAGTGATCTTTCTGGGTTTAGTGAAAGAAAAGATGATTTGTGGAGTCAGGGAGACCCTAGTTTGACTGCTTCCAATCTCAGCTTTGTCACGTGGGGACAGTGACCTCGGTTTTCATAGCTCAATTTGCTCATTCATAGCAAAGGGTATATTAATATCTACTCTCAGAGGACTAAAGTGGGGTTTCTAGGAGATAATCTGTGTCAAAGAGGTTAGTCCACGGTGGGTTTCCAGAAaaggtttttcttcctttctgccagTATTGGATTCTTTCCTATTTCTCTTGCAGTTCTACCTACCATCTGGGTAGGTAGAATCCCTGTGAGTTCTTTAAAAGCGTTCCCTTTACTCCACTTCCAGTACTGGTCTCAGGAAGCCAGCATCTCCAACTCTTGTGCTTCCGATTCCTTCACTTTATAACTCCTGACCTGATTTCCTCCATCCCTTCTCCGCCCCAAATGCCCAGGATCATATGAATTGAGATCATTAACCGGAAGTATCAAAATCTTAGATTCACACACTCAACTCTTTTATTCTTTGTGCTCGCCTGCTCATATCTTTTTCATGGTTAGGATATTTACATAACCAAACAGaacctatgtattttattttttttaagtttttttttttttttttttgtatgtggaccattttttaaaaaaaaatattgaatctgttacaaccctgcatcttttttttttcctttaaatgtttggtgTTTTTGGccttgaagcatgtgggatcttagcttccctcCCAGGAATCAGACCCTGCACCCACAGGATTAGaaagtgaagttttaaccactggacttccaggaaaGTCCTAGAAcctattcatttttaataatttcttttgtTCCTCTTACCCTAACTCCCCACCCCAGGTAACTAGCACACAATCATTTATCTACAAGGCAAGtactttaaataaagaaatggggGAGCTGGAGGGCCCATAGTCTATCTGAAGGGGCAGCTGACAGTCAACTCCAGCTAATTACTGCTCCCACTGTGGCCAGATCTTCCTGTTTTTAAAGTGAAGCCTaactctagtttctttttttaaatgggaaacgttcttccttctcttttttctttgaggTTGTCTCCGCTATATTTGGATCCtctgtataaattttagaacCAGCTTAGTAAATTCCAGGAAACCACTTTTGGGAATTTTAATTGGGTTTACATTGCATTTATACAGAATTGCCATATTATAATACTGAGTCTCCCCATTTATGGCCCTCTGGGATTCCTCGTTTATGTAAGTCTTATTTTATGAATTTCAATAGTAATTTATGGTTTTCTTCATAGAGATCTTGTATAATTTCGGGAGGGATTTATTCCAAGGCACCTTggttgctattgtaaatggtatcTTTGGAAATCACATATTTGATGTTGGTGTTTAAAGGAaacacatttgaatttttttgtatTGTACTCATATCTGCCAACAATACTGAAATCTTAAGGTTTCCAATGGCTTTTAGaatcaatttccttttctttgttgacAGTCATATTGTCTGTAAATAATGAACATCTTTCTGTTCAGATCTTAAcactttttcttgttttactgTACTAGACAGGACCCCTCACGGAATCAAGATGTATTgggcatttttgttttgtttctgactaCTGAGAGATCTGTTTGTATTTTGAAAAGATTTGATCTGTGGACTGGGGTCTGGCTGCTTCTCAGTTTTACTAACCATATCTTCTTCTGTCATAAGATTTTGCTGGTATGGGTATGGCCATTCTTTCCATCAGTGCCTTTTTTCTTGTTAACTTTTGCAGATCCAAGTTTTGTCTATTCTCTTTTGgtcatttttagttgtttttcttgaTGATCACAATCAGCACTGTGAATTGGATAAAAGACTAAACATTTATATTGATTTCTCactgaatttattaaaaatattgtcaACCATTCCCCTCAGTACTGCTCCAGCAGTCAGCTTGGTCTGACTGTAGACCAAGTCTATATAGTCAGAGATCGCTGAAGATTGTAGAGATCGCTGAACCAGAAGCTGTGGGGCCAGGCAGGTATCCTGTGAGCAAAGCAGTCCAGATGGGCACAAAGGCCATCTGAAGAGGGCAGCCTTTACTCATTCCTGGCAGATTATTGCCAGAGAGGGTTATTAGAATTGGTAAGTTTGGCATCTCAGTCTGGATTTTAATGGACAGAGTTTTGAAATTTGCACTATTATTAAACGGCTAGTTAGGAGACTGTGGGGGAGGTGTGATTTGTGATGGCCTTTGAAAAAAGAAGC
It encodes:
- the ZCCHC3 gene encoding zinc finger CCHC domain-containing protein 3 gives rise to the protein MATGGGAEEERKRGRPQLLGPARPSTRAEEAEGGREKMGWAQVVKNLAEKKGEFRESRPPRREEESGSGAGGGLGAPAGLATPSLGDFPPAGRGDPKGRRRDPAGEAADSRKKKGAAEAGRRKKAEAAAMTTPARPDAAEDAADRPPQDEQATAAGSAAGPGKGRFLVRICFQGDEGACPTRDFVVGALILRSIGMDPSDIYAVIQIPGSREFDVSFRSAEKLALFLRVYEEKREQEDCWENFVVLGRSKSSLKTLFILFRNETVDVEDIVTWLKRHCDVLAVPVKVTDRFGIWTGEYKCEIELRQGEGGVRHLPGAFFLGAERGYSWYKGQPKTCFKCGSRTHMSGSCTQDRCFRCGEEGHLSPYCRKGIVCNLCGKRGHAFAQCPKAVHNSVGAQLTGVAGH